From the Cucurbita pepo subsp. pepo cultivar mu-cu-16 chromosome LG05, ASM280686v2, whole genome shotgun sequence genome, one window contains:
- the LOC111795664 gene encoding uncharacterized protein LOC111795664: MVLWEITLATAYFLGLKRTFKIAMKIQRRLVSPKHPRIRQFLRGRTRAIFDVTVKVHQRIQHRNIEVGNLGSWISRGLNRMKQSAEIHEPPRGPMKCMKMVKQASSSYLKHRPSPRAVISQKFDQYMSITSSVHRWPKPFPTIAMIMRQPKPAGTGTMIQYRQYAICGSEAMKMNYRTGGFNNVIREDIMQWMLRN; this comes from the exons ATGGTGTTGTGGGAGATTACATTGGCAACAGCGTATTTCTTGGGGCTAAAGCGAACGTTTAAGATCGCTATGAAGATTCAGCGACGTCTTGTTTCCCCTAAGCACCCTCGGATTCGTCAATTTCTGCGCGG ACGTACACGCGCCATATTTGATGTTACCGTAAAAGTTCACCAGAGAATTCAGCATCGAAACATAGAAGTTGGTAATCTTGGTAGCTGGATTTCACGAGGGCTTAATCGAATGAAACAATCTGCTGAGATTCACGAACCTCCAAGGGGGCCTATGAAATGTATGAAAATGGTCAAGCAGGCTTCCAGCTCCTACTTGAAACACCGGCCCAGCCCTCGAGCGGTGATTAGTCAGAAATTCGATCAATATATGTCAATTACCTCATCAGTACACAGATGGCCTAAGCCCTTCCCTACCATTGCAATGATCATGAGGCAGCCGAAGCCTGCTGGAACTGGGACCATGATCCAATACCGACAATATGCCATTTGTGGCTCTGAAgcaatgaaaatgaattacaGAACAGGAGGTTTCAACAACGTTATTAGAGAAGATATTATGCAGTGGATGCTCCGAAATTAG